A part of Carettochelys insculpta isolate YL-2023 chromosome 1, ASM3395843v1, whole genome shotgun sequence genomic DNA contains:
- the SIK1 gene encoding serine/threonine-protein kinase SIK1, with translation MVIMSDYTSVPTSNEAQRRPLRVGFYDIERTLGKGNFAVVKLARHRVTKTQVAIKIIDKTRLDPSNLEKIYREVQIMKLLNHPHIIKLYQVMETKDMLYIVTEFAKNGEMFDHLTSNGHLSESEARKKFWQILSAVEYCHSHHIVHRDLKTENLLLDASMNIKLADFGFGNFYKSGEPLSTWCGSPPYAAPEVFEGKEYEGPHLDIWSLGVVLYVLVCGSLPFDGPNLPTLRQRVLEGRFRIPYFMSQDCETLIRRMLVVDPTKRITIAQIKQHKWMQADPSLEQQQSLSFSMQNYNSNLGDYNEQVLGIMQTLGIDRRRTVESLQNSSYNHFAAIYYLLLERLKEYRNNQLSSRPVTGRQPRPRSSELSNTEMPQDSLASESLRSSLLYHQPQNLIQSSLQAEMDCDMNSPLQPVFFPVDPNFNGLFRNRSISPNSLLETTISEEVRQEKDLEEEIKAYNPLNLPGNTSRRHTLAEVTTHFYQCTPPCIVISSSASPTEGTSSDSCLTSSSNNSSMAPSSCLGDQVMTGNPATARMASPFLISQSDAPGLQAQDCMRGASLLPVSFQEGRRASDTSLTQGLKAFRQQLRKNARAKGFLGLNKIKGFARQVCQSSSTRAARSSMIPFQHSQQSPCMYSNGASSREGRSLLEEVLQQQRMLQLQHHQLIQPTCHQPCQVSATHCILSPDSTGTYKTSNSFLLSELQREDSFELAFGGKTQLFQPQLVGVSVSPVSSAAHLLDTHLYISSNISTITPTDFSRQQNFPVQSPSYDAVTLQNGDCEMEDLTSSQLGKFVLVK, from the exons ATGGTGATCATGTCAGATTATACCTCAGTCCCCACTTCAAATGAAGCCCAGCGAAGGCCTCTCCGTGTTGGATTTTACGATATTGAGAGGACATTGGGAAAAGGCAATTTTGCAGTAGTAAAGCTGGCCAGGCACAGAGTAACCAAAACGCAG gTCGCAATAAAGATTATAGACAAAACAAGATTAGATCCAAGCAACCTGGAGAAAATTTATAGAGAGGTTCAGATAATGAAGCTTTTGAACCACCCCCACATTATCAAGCTTTATCAG GTGATGGAGACAAAGGATATGCTTTACATTGTTACTGAGTTTGCCAAAAATGGAGAAATGTTTG ATCATTTGACTTCCAACGGACACTTGAGTGAGAGTGAGGCTCGAAAGAAGTTCTGGCAGATCCTTTCTGCAGTGGAATATTGTCACAGCCATCACATAGTGCACAGGGATCTCAAAACTGAGAACCTTCTGTTAGATGCTAGCATGAATATCAAATTAGCTG ACTTTGGATTTGGAAATTTCTACAAGTCAGGGGAGCCCCTCTCCACGTGGTGTGGAAGCCCACCTTATGCAGCCCCTGAGGTTTTCGAAGGCAAAGAGTATGAAGGACCTCATCTAGATATATGG agtcttggTGTGGTGCTGTATGTCCTCGTTTGTGGCTCGCTCCCTTTTGATGGACCCAATTTGCCAACTCTGAGGCAAAGAGTTCTGGAGGGACGATTCCGCATCCCCTACTTCATGTCCCAAG ACTGTGAAACACTAATCCGACGGATGCTCGTTGTGGATCCAACTAAACGAATAACAATTGCCCAGATAAAGCAGCACAAGTGGATGCAAGCAGACCCTTCTCTGGAACAGCAGCAGTCTTTGTCCTTTTCCATGCAGAACTACAACTCCAACCTTGGTGACTACAACGAGCAAGTCCTTGGGATCATGCAGACTCTTGGCATCGACAGGCGGAGAACAGTTGAG TCTCTACAAAACAGCAGCTACAACCATTTTGCTGCAATTTATTATCTTCTCCTGGAGCGCCTCAAGGAATACCGGAACAACCAGTTGTCCAGTCGTCCAGTGACTGGCCGTCAGCCAAGACcaaggagctctgagctcagtAACACTGAG ATGCCTCAAGACAGCCTTGCAAGTGAATCCCTGAGATCATCTCTCCTTTACCATCAACCTCAGAACCTGATTCAGTCATCCTTGCAGGCAGAAATGGATTGTGACATGAACAGTCCCTTACAG CCAGTATTCTTTCCTGTGGATCCCAACTTTAATGGTCTCTTCAGGAATCGCTCCATCTCTCCCAACAGTTTGCTGGAAACCACCATTAGCGAGGAGGTGAGGCAGGAGAAAGACCTGGAGGAAGAAATCAAGGCCTACAACCCTCTTAACCTCCCTGGCAACACCAGCAGAAGGCACACGCTGGCTGAAGTCACTACGCATTTCTATCAGTGTACCCCTCCGT GCATAGTCATTTCCTCTTCAGCAAGCCCCACAGAGGGAACTAGTTCAGACAGCTGCCTCACTTCATCTTCAAACAACAGCTCAATGGCTCCGAGCAGCTGTTTGGGAGATCAAGTAATGACTGGtaacccagccacagccaggatgGCATCACCATTTCTGATTTCCCAATCTGATGCTCCAGGGCTGCAAGCCCAGGACTGCATGAGAGGGgcttctctgctgcctgtcaGCTTCCAGGAAGGAAGACGTGCATCTGATACCTCATTAACTCAAG GCTTGAAGGCATTTAGACAACAGTTACGAAAGAATGCTAGAGCCAAAGGTTTCCTTGGGCTGAACAAAATCAAGGGCTTCGCTCGCCAGGTGTGCCAGTCTTCATCCACTCGGGCAGCACGCAGCAGCATGATCCCTTTCCAGCATTCGCAGCAGAGCCCGTGCATGTACAGCAATGGCGCAAGCAGCAGAGAGGGTCGCAGCTTGCTAGAGGAAGTGCTGCAACAGCAGAG AATGCTCCAGTTACAGCATCACCAGTTGATCCAGCCAACATGTCACCAACCCTGTCAGGTGTCTGCAACACACTGCATCCTCTCTCCTGACAGTACAGGCACTTACAAAACATCTAACTCTTTTCTGCTGTCAGAGCTACAAAGAGAGGACTCATTTGAGCTGGCATTTGGTGGTAAAACCCAACTGTTCCAGCCTCAGCTCGTTGGGGTCAGCGTCTCACCAGTGTCTTCAGCTGCTCATCTTCTAGATACCCATCTGTACATCAGCAGTAACATCTCTACGATCACCCCCACCGACTTCTCTCGGCAACAGAATTTCCCTGTGCAGTCTCCAAGCTATGATGCTGTCACTTTGCAGAATGGGGACTGTGAAATGGAGGACCTCacttccagccagctggggaaatTCGTCCTGGTGAAGTGA